A window of the Vibrio fluvialis genome harbors these coding sequences:
- a CDS encoding SPOR domain-containing protein, whose amino-acid sequence MASKFQSRLVGTIILVAIGVIVLPDVLDGKKLHYKEEMASIPIKPELESEVEKFEVLDPVEDQVALPESPVTAVDTAPVSNTVSTPATQPSKPLATAVRNVPEKNDYQDSAWIIQLMALKNAENAKNVVDDLQKRGYQAHTKQENGFTRVIIGPDVSKSKLEKQLLELEKITGAKGQLLKFKPLNP is encoded by the coding sequence ATGGCGAGTAAATTTCAAAGCCGTTTGGTTGGTACCATCATTCTTGTCGCTATCGGTGTCATTGTGTTACCGGATGTGCTGGATGGTAAAAAACTGCACTACAAAGAAGAAATGGCCAGCATTCCGATCAAGCCTGAGCTTGAGAGTGAAGTGGAAAAATTTGAAGTGTTGGACCCGGTGGAAGATCAAGTCGCCTTGCCTGAATCACCGGTCACGGCGGTAGACACGGCGCCAGTCAGTAATACAGTGTCTACGCCTGCTACTCAGCCAAGCAAACCTTTAGCGACAGCGGTACGTAATGTGCCTGAGAAAAATGATTATCAGGACAGTGCGTGGATTATTCAGCTTATGGCGCTGAAGAATGCCGAGAATGCGAAAAACGTTGTCGATGATTTGCAAAAGCGCGGCTATCAGGCTCATACCAAACAAGAAAATGGTTTTACCCGAGTGATCATTGGTCCGGATGTCTCCAAAAGTAAGCTGGAAAAACAGTTGCTGGAATTAGAGAAAATTACCGGCGCGAAAGGTCAATTGCTCAAATTTAAACCACTAAACCCTTAA
- a CDS encoding DUF2753 domain-containing protein, which translates to MTIKEWEKHTLLADIAMQQADHLRSILHYQQALTLSDRLGEAEDIELEDRLMISVISCHNMAGFWRTIGDNQYELKYLELASERILTLIPQCGNPSCEAFVDSLGCCKKALIEFMKRHPNPQLAKLVKDIDSASSCNLIAKFRLN; encoded by the coding sequence ATGACCATCAAAGAGTGGGAAAAACATACCTTACTGGCAGATATCGCCATGCAGCAGGCAGATCATCTGCGCAGCATTCTCCATTACCAGCAGGCGCTGACATTGAGTGACAGACTCGGTGAAGCTGAAGACATTGAGCTGGAAGATCGACTGATGATCTCGGTGATTTCGTGTCACAACATGGCCGGGTTCTGGCGAACGATTGGCGATAACCAGTACGAACTCAAATATCTGGAACTCGCATCAGAGCGGATCCTGACCTTGATTCCTCAGTGTGGTAATCCGAGTTGCGAGGCGTTTGTGGATTCTCTGGGTTGCTGTAAGAAAGCCTTGATTGAATTTATGAAACGCCACCCCAACCCCCAGTTGGCTAAGTTGGTCAAGGACATCGACTCCGCATCAAGCTGCAATTTGATTGCCAAGTTTCGTTTGAATTAG
- the rnt gene encoding ribonuclease T has product MTDTNEALTLKKRFRGYFPVVIDVETAGFNPQTDALLEICAVTLAMDENGNLHPASTIHFHVEPFEGANIEKAALEFNGIYDPFSPLRGAVTEDHALKEIYKQVRKEQKAADCSRAIIVAHNAAFDHGFVMAASERCKLKRVPFHPFATFDTATLSGLVYGQTVLAKACKAAGMEFDNREAHSALYDTQQTAELFCGIVNQWKALGGWPLADDNDLNNK; this is encoded by the coding sequence ATGACAGACACAAATGAAGCTCTGACTCTGAAAAAGCGCTTTCGCGGCTATTTCCCAGTCGTAATCGATGTAGAAACTGCAGGATTCAACCCACAAACTGATGCACTGCTGGAAATTTGCGCAGTGACATTAGCGATGGATGAAAACGGCAACTTACACCCTGCTTCGACGATTCACTTTCATGTCGAACCTTTCGAAGGCGCCAATATTGAAAAAGCGGCGCTGGAATTTAACGGCATTTATGATCCCTTTAGTCCGTTACGCGGTGCGGTTACCGAAGACCACGCACTGAAAGAGATTTATAAACAGGTACGCAAAGAGCAGAAAGCTGCCGATTGCAGCCGCGCCATCATCGTTGCTCACAACGCGGCGTTTGACCATGGTTTTGTCATGGCTGCCAGCGAACGTTGTAAACTCAAACGAGTCCCTTTCCATCCTTTTGCTACTTTTGATACGGCAACGCTCAGCGGCCTGGTTTATGGTCAGACTGTTCTCGCCAAAGCCTGCAAAGCGGCCGGGATGGAGTTTGACAATCGTGAAGCCCATTCTGCACTTTACGATACTCAGCAAACCGCAGAGCTGTTCTGCGGCATCGTCAACCAATGGAAAGCACTTGGCGGCTGGCCGTTGGCTGACGACAATGACCTTAATAATAAGTAA
- a CDS encoding electron transport complex subunit E, protein MSDHKTLIKNGMWNNNPALVQLLGLCPLLAVSSTVTNALGLGIATLLVLVSSNVTVSLVRDYVPKEVRIPVFVMIIAALVTCVQLLMNAYAYGLYLSLGIFIPLIVTNCIIIGRAEAYASKNDVLPSAQDGFWMGLGMTSVLVVLGSLREVIGNGTLFDGADLLLGDWAKVLRIEVFHFDNSFLLALLPPGAFIGVGFLIAAKNVIDKQLAARQPKQEKPAIERVRVTNV, encoded by the coding sequence ATGAGTGATCACAAAACGCTGATAAAAAATGGGATGTGGAACAACAACCCGGCACTGGTTCAACTGCTCGGCTTATGTCCACTACTGGCGGTTTCCTCGACCGTGACTAACGCTCTGGGCCTGGGTATTGCCACGCTGCTGGTGTTAGTGAGCTCCAACGTCACGGTTTCACTGGTACGCGACTACGTGCCAAAAGAAGTGCGCATTCCGGTGTTTGTGATGATTATTGCGGCGCTGGTGACCTGCGTTCAGCTGCTGATGAATGCATACGCGTATGGACTGTACCTGTCACTGGGTATCTTTATTCCGCTGATCGTCACTAACTGCATCATTATCGGTCGCGCGGAAGCTTACGCATCAAAGAATGACGTCCTGCCCTCTGCGCAAGATGGTTTCTGGATGGGCCTTGGCATGACATCCGTTCTGGTCGTGCTCGGTTCTCTGCGCGAAGTGATTGGTAACGGTACCTTGTTTGATGGCGCAGATCTGCTCCTCGGTGACTGGGCAAAAGTGCTAAGAATCGAAGTGTTCCACTTCGACAACAGTTTCTTACTGGCTCTGCTGCCGCCGGGGGCCTTTATTGGGGTCGGTTTTCTGATCGCCGCAAAGAACGTGATCGACAAACAGTTGGCAGCCCGTCAGCCAAAACAAGAAAAACCCGCGATTGAACGGGTTCGTGTGACCAACGTATAA
- the motY gene encoding flagellar protein MotY gives MNKWVVTSIVAFGACSAFAAAAMEKRYVATPQQSSWQMAINTPLECQLVHPIPNYGDAVFTSHASKKINLDFELKMRRPMGDTRNVSLVSMPPAWRPGESADRITNIQFFKQFDGYIGGQTAWALLSELEKGRYPTFSYQDWQSRDQRIEVALSSVLFQPQYNAFSDCVSNLLPYSFEDISFTILHYDRGDSVELNKASQKRLAQIAEYIRYNSDIDLVLVATYTDATDGKNESQSLSEKRAESLQKYFESLGLPADRIQVQGYGKRRPIADNASPIGKDKNRRVVISLGRTQV, from the coding sequence ATGAATAAATGGGTTGTAACAAGTATCGTTGCTTTTGGCGCTTGTTCTGCATTTGCCGCTGCGGCAATGGAGAAGCGCTATGTGGCAACGCCGCAACAGTCAAGTTGGCAGATGGCGATCAATACGCCGCTCGAGTGCCAGCTGGTGCACCCCATTCCGAATTACGGCGATGCGGTATTTACCTCGCACGCCAGTAAGAAAATTAATCTCGATTTTGAACTCAAGATGCGCCGGCCAATGGGCGATACCCGCAATGTCAGCTTAGTGTCTATGCCACCGGCTTGGCGGCCAGGCGAAAGCGCGGATCGCATTACCAATATTCAGTTTTTCAAACAATTTGACGGTTACATTGGCGGCCAGACTGCTTGGGCGTTGTTAAGTGAACTGGAAAAAGGGCGCTACCCGACATTCAGCTATCAAGACTGGCAGAGCCGTGATCAACGCATTGAAGTAGCGCTGTCGTCGGTACTGTTTCAGCCGCAGTACAACGCATTCAGCGACTGTGTGTCCAACCTGCTGCCATACAGTTTTGAAGACATCTCATTTACTATCTTGCATTACGACCGTGGTGACAGCGTTGAGCTGAACAAAGCATCACAAAAACGTCTGGCTCAAATTGCGGAATACATTCGCTATAACTCGGATATCGATTTGGTCTTGGTGGCCACCTATACCGACGCAACGGATGGCAAAAATGAGAGCCAAAGCTTGTCGGAAAAACGGGCGGAATCACTGCAGAAATATTTTGAGTCACTCGGACTGCCCGCGGATCGCATTCAGGTACAGGGCTATGGCAAACGTCGTCCGATTGCCGACAATGCATCGCCGATCGGCAAAGATAAGAACCGCCGAGTGGTGATCTCGCTTGGCCGCACGCAGGTGTGA
- the rsxG gene encoding electron transport complex subunit RsxG, whose translation MLAAIRKNGLVLAVFACASTGVVALTHYMTESQIKVQENKQLLSVLNQVVPPALHDNELSQSCTLISDPMLGSNKPMPVYLGTLDGEPSALAIESIAPDGYNGAIKIIVGIRNDGTITGTRVLAHQETPGLGDKIDLRITNWILSFTGKQVTADNEDQWRVRKDGGQFDQFTGATITPRAVVKAVKQTALYVNQHREAIFTQPLNCGGEHNE comes from the coding sequence ATGTTAGCCGCCATTCGTAAAAACGGTCTTGTCCTTGCTGTCTTTGCTTGTGCTTCGACAGGTGTGGTTGCATTAACTCACTACATGACCGAAAGTCAGATTAAAGTGCAGGAAAATAAGCAATTGCTGTCGGTTCTCAATCAGGTAGTGCCCCCGGCATTGCATGACAATGAACTGTCGCAGTCGTGTACACTGATCAGTGACCCGATGCTCGGTAGCAACAAACCGATGCCAGTTTATCTTGGCACTCTCGATGGTGAACCGAGTGCCTTGGCGATTGAATCCATTGCGCCAGACGGCTACAACGGTGCGATCAAGATTATTGTCGGTATCCGCAACGATGGCACCATTACCGGTACTCGCGTGCTGGCACATCAGGAGACGCCGGGACTCGGTGATAAAATCGACCTGCGCATCACTAACTGGATTCTCAGCTTTACGGGTAAACAAGTCACGGCGGATAACGAAGATCAGTGGCGAGTACGCAAAGACGGCGGTCAGTTTGACCAGTTCACAGGTGCAACCATTACACCGCGAGCGGTAGTAAAAGCCGTGAAACAGACAGCGCTGTACGTCAATCAACACCGTGAAGCTATCTTTACGCAACCTTTGAACTGCGGAGGTGAACACAATGAGTGA
- a CDS encoding Na+/H+ antiporter family protein: protein MNPVVISVCVMLVLALMRVNVVVALTFSAIVGGLVAGMSLNDTVAAFESGLGGGATIALSYAMLGTFAVAISKSGITDLLAQSVIKRIHGRHSMAASTGMKYVVIVALLLMAMSSQNIIPVHIAFIPILIPPLLGVFARLGIDRRLIACVLTFGLITPYMVLPVGFGGIFLNNILLKNLHDNGLENVTASQVPMAMLLPGLGMVFGLLVAIFFSYRKPRVYKETELTVVHQETTAINKKHILVAGVGILAALAVQLTTGSMIIGALAGFMVFTFGGVIAWKETHDVFTKGVHMMAMIGFIMISAAGFAAVMKETGGVETLVSSLATSIGDNKPLAALLMLVVGLLVTMGIGSSFSTIPIIATIYVPLCLAFGFSPMATIALVGTAAALGDAGSPASDSTLGPTSGLNADGQHEHIWETVVPTFVHYNLPLIAFGWLAAMVL from the coding sequence ATGAACCCTGTAGTCATTTCTGTCTGTGTCATGCTGGTTCTGGCCCTGATGCGAGTAAACGTCGTCGTTGCACTGACGTTTAGCGCCATCGTTGGCGGCCTGGTAGCTGGTATGAGTTTAAACGACACCGTTGCCGCATTTGAAAGTGGTTTGGGTGGTGGCGCGACCATCGCTTTGAGCTACGCAATGCTGGGGACTTTTGCCGTGGCCATCTCGAAATCGGGCATCACCGATCTGCTGGCTCAAAGCGTCATTAAGCGCATTCATGGCCGACATAGCATGGCAGCATCGACTGGCATGAAATACGTCGTGATCGTAGCACTGCTGCTGATGGCGATGTCTTCTCAAAACATTATTCCGGTGCACATCGCGTTCATTCCAATTCTGATCCCGCCATTGCTGGGCGTGTTTGCGCGTCTGGGCATTGACCGTCGTCTGATTGCTTGTGTACTGACGTTTGGTTTGATCACACCATATATGGTTCTACCGGTAGGTTTCGGCGGCATTTTTCTTAACAACATTTTGCTGAAAAACCTGCATGACAACGGCCTGGAAAACGTTACTGCCAGCCAAGTACCGATGGCAATGCTGCTGCCGGGTCTGGGCATGGTATTCGGTCTTCTGGTTGCAATATTCTTCTCTTACCGTAAACCACGCGTTTACAAAGAGACTGAACTGACGGTTGTGCATCAAGAAACAACGGCTATCAATAAGAAGCATATTCTAGTGGCTGGCGTCGGTATCCTGGCGGCTCTCGCAGTGCAACTGACCACAGGTTCGATGATCATCGGCGCACTGGCTGGCTTCATGGTATTTACTTTTGGTGGCGTAATTGCGTGGAAAGAAACCCACGACGTGTTTACCAAAGGTGTCCACATGATGGCAATGATCGGTTTCATCATGATCTCGGCAGCGGGTTTTGCAGCTGTAATGAAAGAGACTGGCGGCGTGGAAACGTTGGTGTCCTCTTTGGCGACCAGTATCGGTGATAACAAACCGCTGGCGGCGCTGCTGATGCTGGTTGTTGGCCTGTTGGTGACCATGGGTATCGGTTCATCATTCTCGACCATTCCAATTATTGCGACCATATACGTGCCACTGTGTCTGGCATTTGGTTTCTCGCCAATGGCGACCATCGCTCTGGTGGGTACGGCAGCGGCCCTGGGCGATGCGGGTTCTCCGGCCTCAGACTCAACACTTGGTCCAACGTCCGGTCTGAATGCGGATGGCCAACACGAGCATATTTGGGAAACTGTGGTTCCGACCTTTGTTCACTACAACCTGCCGCTGATTGCGTTTGGCTGGTTGGCTGCCATGGTGTTGTAA
- a CDS encoding CvpA family protein, producing the protein MNWLDIVILSVIGLSALISLVRGFAKEALSLVIWFGAFYIASEYYAKLAVYFTNIKDEMFRNGSAIAALFVATLVVGAIVNYVISQLVQKTGLSGTDRILGVVFGALRGVLIVAAALFFMDAFTAFPSSEWWKGSQLVPEFSRIIAPFFEHLQATSSFLSGAV; encoded by the coding sequence ATGAATTGGTTAGATATTGTCATTTTAAGTGTGATTGGTTTGTCTGCACTGATCAGTCTGGTTCGTGGCTTTGCGAAAGAAGCCCTGTCCTTAGTGATTTGGTTTGGAGCGTTTTATATCGCTTCGGAATACTACGCCAAGCTGGCGGTATACTTTACTAACATTAAGGATGAAATGTTTCGCAACGGATCGGCTATTGCCGCTCTGTTTGTCGCAACATTGGTTGTGGGTGCGATCGTTAACTACGTGATTTCGCAGTTAGTACAAAAGACCGGACTTTCAGGAACAGACAGAATTCTGGGTGTCGTTTTTGGCGCACTACGCGGAGTTCTGATTGTTGCAGCGGCCTTATTTTTTATGGATGCGTTCACCGCATTCCCAAGCTCAGAGTGGTGGAAGGGCTCGCAGCTGGTGCCGGAATTTAGCCGCATTATTGCTCCGTTCTTTGAACACTTACAAGCAACATCAAGTTTTCTGTCTGGCGCTGTATAA
- the gloA gene encoding lactoylglutathione lyase encodes MSNNRILHTMLRVGDLDRSIEFYTQVMGMKLLRKNENAEYKYTLAFLGYGDESEGAVIELTYNWGVESYDMGNAYGHIAIGADDIYATCDAIKAAGGNVTREPGPVKGGTTHIAFVKDPDGYMVELIQNKQATAGLEG; translated from the coding sequence ATGTCAAACAATCGTATTCTTCATACCATGCTGCGCGTTGGCGATCTTGACCGTTCAATTGAGTTTTACACTCAGGTGATGGGTATGAAACTACTACGCAAAAACGAAAATGCCGAATACAAATATACGCTGGCATTTTTGGGCTATGGCGATGAATCAGAAGGTGCAGTGATTGAACTGACTTACAACTGGGGCGTTGAGAGCTACGACATGGGTAATGCCTACGGCCACATTGCCATTGGTGCAGACGACATTTATGCCACGTGCGATGCCATCAAAGCGGCGGGCGGTAATGTCACCCGTGAACCAGGCCCAGTGAAAGGCGGCACCACGCATATTGCTTTCGTGAAAGACCCAGATGGCTACATGGTTGAACTGATTCAGAACAAACAGGCCACCGCAGGTCTGGAAGGTTAA
- the rsxD gene encoding electron transport complex subunit RsxD: MAFFIASSPHARTKRSTADMMKWVAICALPGLLAQSYFFGFGTLIQLVLAIAVAMLFEAGVMLLRKRPVRFALRDYSAIVTAWLLAISIPPLSPWWIVVIGLVFAILIAKHLYGGLGQNPFNPAMIAYVVLLISFPVQMTSWIAPSELAPEPISLVDSFSLIFTGFNLDGLSLQQIRTGIDGITMATPLDSIKTSLRAGHTLSEAMAQPQFNGLAGVGWEWVNLAYLAGGLILIKLRVINWHIPVAFLAGLLVTSLLMTLFVPGTTASPLMHLLSGATMLGAFFIATDPVTASTTIKGRLIYGVFIGALVFIIRSWGGFPDGVAFAVLLANMCVPMIDYYTKPRTYGH, from the coding sequence GTGGCGTTTTTCATTGCCAGCTCCCCACACGCGCGGACTAAACGCAGTACCGCCGACATGATGAAATGGGTCGCGATCTGCGCCCTGCCTGGGTTACTAGCCCAAAGTTATTTCTTTGGTTTCGGTACCTTGATTCAACTGGTACTGGCGATTGCTGTCGCAATGCTGTTTGAAGCGGGCGTCATGCTACTGCGTAAACGCCCGGTGCGTTTTGCACTGCGTGACTACAGCGCTATTGTGACCGCGTGGCTGCTCGCCATTTCCATTCCGCCACTCTCGCCGTGGTGGATTGTGGTGATCGGTCTGGTGTTTGCCATTCTGATTGCTAAACATCTTTATGGCGGTCTGGGACAAAATCCATTTAACCCAGCCATGATCGCTTATGTGGTGCTGCTGATTTCATTCCCGGTACAAATGACCAGTTGGATTGCACCTTCAGAGCTGGCGCCAGAGCCCATCTCATTGGTGGATTCATTCTCGCTCATTTTCACCGGCTTTAATCTCGACGGCCTGTCGCTGCAACAGATTCGTACCGGCATCGATGGTATTACCATGGCGACGCCGCTGGACTCGATCAAAACTTCATTGCGTGCCGGACATACCCTGTCTGAAGCGATGGCTCAGCCACAGTTCAATGGCCTGGCTGGCGTAGGTTGGGAATGGGTGAACCTCGCCTATCTGGCGGGTGGCCTGATTCTGATTAAATTACGCGTGATCAACTGGCACATTCCAGTCGCGTTTTTGGCTGGCCTGCTGGTCACCAGTTTGTTAATGACTTTGTTTGTTCCTGGCACCACTGCTTCACCGCTGATGCATTTGCTGTCTGGCGCCACCATGCTGGGTGCGTTCTTTATCGCGACCGATCCAGTAACCGCTTCGACTACCATCAAAGGTCGCCTGATTTATGGCGTGTTCATTGGTGCCTTGGTGTTCATCATTCGCAGCTGGGGTGGTTTCCCTGACGGTGTAGCGTTTGCCGTGTTGCTGGCCAATATGTGTGTACCAATGATCGATTACTACACCAAACCACGTACCTACGGGCATTAA
- the nth gene encoding endonuclease III: MNNSKRVEILQRLRDNNPNPQTELNWNTPFELLIAVLLSAQATDVSVNKATDKLYAVANTPQAMWDLGVDGVKEYIKTIGLFNSKAENVIKTCRILLDQHQGEVPENREALEALPGVGRKTANVVLNTAFGWPAIAVDTHIFRVSNRTKFAVGKNVDDVEAKLLKVVPKEFKLDVHHWLILHGRYTCVARKPRCGSCIIEDLCEFKDKVYPES, from the coding sequence ATGAATAACAGCAAACGTGTCGAAATTCTGCAGCGATTAAGGGACAACAATCCGAATCCGCAGACCGAGCTCAACTGGAACACGCCGTTTGAACTGCTGATTGCGGTACTGCTTTCGGCGCAGGCAACAGACGTCAGCGTCAACAAAGCCACCGACAAACTGTATGCCGTTGCCAACACGCCTCAAGCGATGTGGGATTTAGGTGTTGATGGCGTCAAGGAATACATTAAAACCATCGGTCTGTTTAACTCAAAAGCCGAAAACGTGATTAAAACCTGCCGCATTCTGCTCGACCAACATCAGGGCGAAGTGCCGGAAAATCGCGAAGCGTTAGAAGCGCTGCCTGGCGTCGGGCGCAAGACGGCCAACGTTGTACTCAATACCGCCTTTGGCTGGCCGGCCATTGCGGTCGATACCCATATTTTCCGCGTATCGAACCGCACTAAGTTTGCCGTCGGCAAGAACGTGGATGACGTGGAAGCAAAACTGCTGAAAGTTGTACCGAAAGAGTTCAAACTCGATGTCCATCACTGGTTGATTCTGCATGGCCGCTACACTTGCGTGGCACGCAAGCCTCGCTGCGGCAGCTGCATTATCGAAGACCTGTGCGAATTTAAAGATAAAGTTTACCCGGAAAGCTAG
- the purF gene encoding amidophosphoribosyltransferase produces MCGIVGIVGTTPVNQSIYDALTVLQHRGQDAAGICTIESNRFRLRKANGLVKDVFEAKHMQRLQGSVGIGHVRYPTAGSSSASEAQPFYVNSPFGITLAHNGNLTNANEVRQKLFEKDRRHVNTTSDSEVLLNVLAHEIDTVKGNVTAEDVFRAVANVHRAIRGAYAVTAMIIGHGMIAFRDPHGIRPLCLGKREVNGRTEYMVASESVALDAVGFDFMRDVAPGEAVYATFEGELFTKQCADNPVLNPCIFEFVYFARPDSFIDKISVYSARVEMGKKLGDRIKANFPELDIDVVIPIPETSCDIALQIAQALDKPYRQGYVKNRYVGRTFIMPGQQQRKKSVRRKLNTIRSEFKDKNVLLVDDSIVRGTTSEQIIEMARDAGAKKVYMVSAAPEIRFPNVYGIDMPSANELIAHGRDNEAICKQIGADALIFQTLDDLVDAVRAGNQDIAKFETSVFNGEYVTGDIDQQYLDFLESMRSDDAKTQREIQQELANLELHNEGA; encoded by the coding sequence ATGTGTGGTATTGTTGGAATCGTGGGTACAACGCCTGTAAACCAGTCAATTTATGACGCGTTAACGGTATTGCAGCATCGTGGCCAAGATGCCGCTGGTATTTGTACCATAGAAAGCAATCGTTTTCGTCTGCGTAAAGCGAACGGTTTAGTGAAGGATGTCTTTGAAGCGAAACACATGCAGCGCCTTCAGGGCTCCGTCGGTATCGGACACGTTCGTTACCCAACCGCAGGCAGTTCAAGTGCCTCTGAAGCTCAACCTTTCTACGTCAACTCGCCATTTGGTATCACCCTCGCTCACAATGGCAACCTCACTAATGCCAACGAAGTTCGCCAGAAACTGTTTGAAAAAGACCGTCGCCACGTCAACACCACTTCGGATTCAGAGGTGCTGCTGAACGTATTGGCACACGAAATCGACACCGTGAAAGGCAACGTTACAGCAGAAGACGTCTTCCGCGCAGTTGCTAATGTGCACCGTGCGATTCGCGGTGCCTACGCGGTGACTGCGATGATCATTGGCCACGGTATGATTGCTTTCCGTGACCCGCACGGTATCCGTCCTCTGTGTCTGGGTAAACGTGAAGTGAATGGTCGCACGGAATATATGGTCGCGTCTGAATCGGTAGCGCTCGATGCCGTCGGTTTTGATTTCATGCGTGATGTCGCACCGGGTGAAGCGGTGTACGCGACGTTTGAAGGTGAACTGTTCACTAAGCAGTGTGCTGACAATCCGGTTCTCAACCCATGTATTTTTGAATTTGTATACTTTGCTCGTCCGGATTCGTTCATCGATAAGATTTCGGTTTACAGCGCGCGCGTTGAAATGGGCAAAAAACTGGGCGACCGTATCAAAGCCAACTTCCCAGAGCTCGACATCGACGTGGTGATTCCGATTCCGGAAACTTCATGTGATATCGCGCTACAAATCGCTCAGGCGCTGGATAAACCATACCGTCAGGGCTACGTGAAAAACCGTTATGTGGGCCGTACGTTTATCATGCCGGGCCAGCAACAGCGTAAGAAATCTGTACGTCGTAAGCTCAACACCATTCGTTCTGAGTTTAAAGACAAGAACGTACTACTGGTGGATGACTCTATCGTACGCGGCACTACTTCTGAGCAAATCATTGAGATGGCGCGTGACGCCGGTGCGAAGAAAGTCTACATGGTGTCTGCAGCGCCAGAGATTCGCTTCCCGAACGTTTACGGTATCGACATGCCGAGTGCTAATGAGCTGATTGCTCACGGTCGTGACAACGAAGCGATTTGTAAGCAGATCGGTGCTGATGCGCTGATTTTCCAGACCCTGGATGATTTGGTTGACGCGGTACGTGCTGGTAATCAGGACATCGCTAAGTTTGAAACTTCGGTCTTTAACGGCGAGTACGTGACAGGGGATATTGACCAGCAATACCTGGACTTTCTTGAGTCAATGCGCAGTGATGACGCGAAGACGCAACGTGAAATCCAACAGGAACTGGCAAACCTTGAGTTGCACAACGAAGGCGCGTAA